One genomic window of Elaeis guineensis isolate ETL-2024a chromosome 2, EG11, whole genome shotgun sequence includes the following:
- the LOC105061122 gene encoding uncharacterized protein, whose protein sequence is MASSTQIRLMSDLKAIRNEPPEGCSASPLSDENLFVWSAAPTKLHGKVVCLGCGSPLGTTIRRSPPRVRFTSEVFHPHG, encoded by the exons ATGGCGTCGTCCACCCAGATCCGCCTCATGTCCGATCTCAAGGCCATTAGGAACGAGCCTCCCGAA GGATGCAGTGCGAGCCCTTTGTCGGACGAGAATTTGTTCGTCTGGAGTGCGGCCCCGACGAAACTCCATGGGAAG GTGGTGTGTTTGGGCTGCGGCTCACCTTTGGGAACAACTATCCGGAGAAGCCCCCCTCGCGTACGCTTCACGTCGGAGGTGTTTCATCCACATGGTTAG